CGAGGGCCAGCATCGAGAGGATGTCGGGCGTCCCGACCCGGCCTCGTACGGCACCCTCGGCCGCCTGGTACCCGGGGGTCATGGCGAACGGGTCGGTGTGCGAGTTCCAGCCCGGCAGCGGCGAGTCGAACGCGGCCTGGTGACGCTCGGCGACATACAGGTAGGCCGGCGAACCGGGCCCGCCGTTCAGGTACTTGTACGTGCAGCCGACGGCCAGGTCGACCCCGTGCGCGTCCAGGCCGACCGGCAGGGCGCCCGCGCTGTGGCACAGGTCCCAGACGGCGAGCGCGCCCGCCGCGTGCAGCGCGGCCGTGAGGCCGGGCAGGTCATGGCGGCGGCCGCTGCGGTAGTCGACGTGGTTGACGAGGGCGGCGGCCGTCCGCGGGCCGGCCGCCGCGGCCATGCCGGCCGGGTCGACGGGCACGATCCGGTGGCCCGTCATCCGCGCCGCGGACTCCGCGATGTACCCGTCCGTGGGAAAGGTCGTCGCGTCGACGAGGACCTCGTCGCGGTCGTCGGCGCTCAGCCGGGCCGCCGCGACGACCGCCTTGAAGACGTTCACGCTGGTCGAGTCGCCGACCACGATCTGTCCGGGAGCGGCGCCGACGATCGGGGCGATCCGGTCGCCGATCCGCTCGGGAGCGGTCCACCAGCCGGACTCGTCCCAGGAGCGGATGCGCAGCTCGCCCCACTCGCGGGTGATGACATCGGCCATCCGGGCGGGGACGTGGGCGGGCAACGCGCCGAGCGAGTTGCCGTCGAGGTAGACGGTGCCGGCGTCGAGGGCGAACTTCTCGCGGTGCTTGCCCAGCTCGTCGGCGGTGTCGAGGGCGCGGGCCTTCTTCTGGAGGTCTGCCATGACATCGGTCTCAGACATGGCTGCGCGCCGTCCAGAGCTCCGGGAAGACGTTCTTCTGCGCCCGCTTCTCCAGCCAGGCCACGCCGGCCGAGCCGCCCGTGCCGGTCTTCGAGCC
This sequence is a window from Streptomyces sp. NBC_00691. Protein-coding genes within it:
- the kynU gene encoding kynureninase: MADLQKKARALDTADELGKHREKFALDAGTVYLDGNSLGALPAHVPARMADVITREWGELRIRSWDESGWWTAPERIGDRIAPIVGAAPGQIVVGDSTSVNVFKAVVAAARLSADDRDEVLVDATTFPTDGYIAESAARMTGHRIVPVDPAGMAAAAGPRTAAALVNHVDYRSGRRHDLPGLTAALHAAGALAVWDLCHSAGALPVGLDAHGVDLAVGCTYKYLNGGPGSPAYLYVAERHQAAFDSPLPGWNSHTDPFAMTPGYQAAEGAVRGRVGTPDILSMLALEAALDVWDGVAIEDVRAKSLALTDFFLECVRAYVPEGRVTSVTPEAHEERGSQTALACENAPAVMAELIKRGVVGDLRRPDILRFGFTPLYVGFADAERAARVLSEVLADLPV